A single genomic interval of Mycolicibacterium sp. MU0053 harbors:
- a CDS encoding WS/DGAT/MGAT family O-acyltransferase produces the protein MKRLTGWDAFLLYSEAPNVHMHTLKIAIVDISATGDRTFGVDEFRQVIHSRLHKLEPLRYQLVDIPFKFHHPMWREHVEVDLNYHVRPWSLPAPGGRRELDDAIAEIAGTPLDRSRPLWEMYYVEGLEGGRIAVVNKIHHALADGVAAANLLARGMDLQAAPDAEDRVYETDPAPTRSTLVRTAFRDHFRSMARVPSTVAYTVAGINRVRRSTRKLAPDLTRPFTPPPSFMNHVLTPERRFATASLSLADVKETKAQLGVSINDLVLALSAGALRKLSLHYDGHADSPLLASVPVSFDFSSERISGNYFTGVMMPLPIHLEDPLQRVQQAHDDAILAKESNHLIGPELVSRWSNYMPPAGMEALFRRLSKFEGQNKILNLNISNVPGPTERGRVGGALVTELYSVGPITAASGVNITVWSYVDQLNISVLTDHDSVDDAHEVTSAMVQELIEIRRAAGLSEELTTVENALAQVG, from the coding sequence ATGAAGAGACTCACCGGTTGGGACGCATTCCTGCTGTACTCCGAGGCGCCCAATGTGCACATGCACACGCTGAAGATCGCGATCGTCGACATCAGCGCGACGGGCGACCGCACGTTCGGGGTCGACGAGTTCCGTCAGGTCATTCACAGCCGTCTGCACAAGCTCGAACCGCTGCGCTATCAACTCGTCGACATCCCGTTCAAGTTCCACCACCCGATGTGGCGCGAGCACGTCGAGGTGGACCTGAACTATCACGTCCGGCCGTGGTCGCTACCCGCGCCGGGCGGACGTCGCGAACTCGACGACGCGATCGCCGAGATCGCCGGCACCCCGCTGGACCGCAGCCGCCCGCTGTGGGAGATGTACTACGTCGAGGGTCTGGAAGGCGGGCGCATCGCCGTCGTCAACAAGATCCATCACGCGCTGGCCGACGGGGTCGCGGCCGCCAACCTGCTGGCCCGCGGCATGGACCTGCAGGCGGCGCCCGACGCCGAGGACCGGGTCTACGAGACCGACCCGGCGCCGACCAGATCCACCTTGGTGCGCACCGCCTTCCGGGATCACTTCCGTTCGATGGCGCGGGTGCCGTCGACCGTCGCCTACACCGTGGCCGGGATCAACCGGGTGCGGCGCAGCACCCGCAAGTTGGCCCCGGACCTGACCCGGCCGTTCACCCCGCCGCCGAGCTTCATGAACCATGTGCTGACCCCCGAACGTCGATTTGCGACGGCCTCGCTGTCGCTGGCCGACGTCAAGGAGACCAAGGCACAACTTGGTGTGTCGATCAACGACCTGGTGCTGGCGCTGTCCGCCGGTGCGCTGCGCAAGCTGTCGCTGCACTACGACGGGCATGCCGACAGTCCGCTGCTGGCGTCGGTTCCGGTGAGCTTCGACTTCTCCTCCGAGCGGATCTCGGGCAACTACTTCACCGGCGTGATGATGCCGCTGCCGATCCACCTCGAGGACCCGCTGCAGCGGGTGCAGCAGGCCCACGACGATGCCATCCTGGCCAAGGAGAGCAATCACCTGATCGGGCCCGAACTGGTGAGCCGGTGGTCGAACTACATGCCCCCCGCGGGGATGGAGGCGCTGTTCCGGAGGCTGTCGAAGTTCGAGGGTCAGAACAAGATCCTCAACCTCAACATCTCCAACGTGCCGGGACCGACGGAGCGTGGCCGGGTGGGCGGTGCGCTGGTGACCGAGCTCTACAGCGTCGGGCCGATCACCGCCGCCAGCGGTGTCAACATCACCGTGTGGAGTTATGTCGATCAGCTCAACATCTCGGTGCTCACCGACCACGACTCCGTGGACGACGCCCACGAGGTGACCTCGGCGATGGTGCAGGAACTGATCGAAATCCGCCGCGCCGCCGGTCTTTCCGAGGAGCTGACGACCGTCGAGAACGCGCTGGCGCAGGTCGGTTAG